A part of Streptomyces sp. NBC_00557 genomic DNA contains:
- a CDS encoding ABC transporter permease codes for MAATTVVKQRAAEPAAAGVARGRRGRRRARLIALLFVFPALLLLGALVVYPVLFSVGRSFFDASGTRFVGGGNYAEMFRDPATLKAIRNTTIWVVVAPALLTGLGLILAVLVEKVRWATAFKLLLFMPMAVSFLAAGIIFRLAYDEDPNKGVLNAAVVSVHDAFKGTAAYPTARGRTGLLTQDRDGSYRTTADAGHTVTLPMVGVLPKDLPQGAEPAAAAASRPAAPGELRGVVYLDFTPGGGGRQGKVDPKESGLPGMKVQAVRDGRTVASATTAADGSFRFSGLRAGTYTVKLPASNFAQPYQGVSWLGPTLVTPAIIGAYLWIWTGFAMVLIGAGLSTLPRDALEAARMDGANEWQIFRRITVPLLAPVLTVVFVTLVINVMKVFDLVYIIAPGPVQEDATVLATQMWLVSFGGGNNQGLGSALGVLLLLLVIPAMVFNVRRFRRSQR; via the coding sequence ATGGCCGCCACCACTGTTGTGAAACAGCGGGCGGCCGAGCCGGCCGCCGCCGGCGTGGCGCGCGGGCGCCGCGGCCGGCGGCGGGCCCGGCTGATCGCCCTGCTCTTCGTCTTCCCCGCGCTGCTCCTGCTCGGCGCGCTCGTCGTCTACCCGGTGCTGTTCTCCGTCGGCCGCAGCTTCTTCGACGCCTCCGGCACCCGGTTCGTGGGCGGCGGCAACTACGCCGAGATGTTCCGTGACCCGGCGACCCTGAAGGCCATCCGCAACACCACCATCTGGGTGGTCGTGGCCCCGGCCCTGCTGACCGGCCTGGGCCTGATCCTGGCCGTCCTGGTGGAGAAGGTCCGCTGGGCCACCGCCTTCAAGCTGCTGCTCTTCATGCCGATGGCGGTGTCCTTCCTGGCCGCCGGCATCATCTTCCGGCTCGCCTACGACGAGGACCCGAACAAGGGCGTGCTGAACGCGGCCGTGGTCTCCGTCCACGACGCCTTCAAGGGCACCGCGGCCTACCCGACGGCGCGCGGCCGCACGGGCCTGCTGACCCAGGACCGGGACGGCTCGTACCGTACGACCGCCGACGCCGGGCACACGGTGACGCTCCCCATGGTCGGCGTGCTGCCCAAGGACCTGCCCCAGGGCGCCGAGCCCGCCGCTGCGGCGGCCTCGCGCCCGGCCGCGCCCGGCGAACTGCGCGGTGTCGTCTACCTGGACTTCACCCCCGGCGGCGGAGGCAGACAGGGCAAGGTCGACCCGAAGGAGAGCGGCCTGCCCGGCATGAAGGTGCAGGCGGTGCGCGACGGGCGGACCGTCGCGAGCGCGACCACCGCGGCCGACGGCTCCTTCCGCTTCTCCGGACTGCGCGCCGGCACCTACACGGTGAAGCTCCCGGCGTCCAACTTCGCCCAGCCCTACCAGGGCGTCTCCTGGCTCGGGCCGACGCTCGTCACCCCGGCGATCATCGGCGCCTACCTGTGGATCTGGACCGGCTTCGCGATGGTCCTGATCGGCGCCGGTCTGTCCACACTGCCCCGGGACGCGCTGGAGGCGGCCCGGATGGACGGCGCCAACGAGTGGCAGATCTTCCGCAGGATCACCGTCCCCCTGCTGGCCCCCGTCCTCACGGTCGTCTTCGTCACGCTCGTGATCAACGTGATGAAGGTCTTCGACCTCGTCTACATCATCGCGCCCGGACCGGTGCAGGAGGACGCCACGGTGCTCGCCACCCAGATGTGGCTGGTGTCCTTCGGCGGCGGCAACAACCAGGGCCTGGGCAGCGCCCTCGGCGTGCTCCTGCTGCTGCTGGTGATCCCCGCGATGGTCTTCAACGTCCGGCGTTTCCGAAGGAGTCAGCGATGA
- a CDS encoding carbohydrate ABC transporter permease — protein sequence MNAIRRGLGNGLVQAFLVVIGLVWLTPLAGLFLSSLRSAQDTAKGGWWTAFASPGQLSFDNYSALLKNSGMVQAFWNTVLISVPATALVVVIAALAGYAFAWLDFPLREPLFLLVVALLVVPVQIGLLPVAKLFGALGLFGTIPGVVLFHVAYGLPFAVFLLRNYFAEMPKEMLEAARMDGGSEWRIFTRLVLPVGRPAIASLAIFQFLWVWNDMLVALLFADSSSQPLTVELQSQIRQFGSNIDVLAPGAFLSLIVPVVVFFAFQRHFVQGVMAGSVK from the coding sequence ATGAACGCGATCAGGCGGGGCCTGGGCAACGGCCTGGTGCAGGCCTTCCTGGTGGTGATCGGCCTGGTCTGGCTGACCCCCCTGGCCGGACTCTTCCTGTCCTCCCTGCGCTCGGCCCAGGACACGGCCAAGGGCGGCTGGTGGACGGCGTTCGCCAGCCCCGGCCAGCTGTCCTTCGACAACTACTCGGCGCTGCTGAAGAACTCCGGCATGGTGCAGGCCTTCTGGAACACCGTGCTGATCTCGGTGCCGGCCACCGCCCTGGTCGTGGTCATCGCCGCGCTCGCCGGATACGCCTTCGCCTGGCTGGACTTCCCGCTGCGGGAACCCCTCTTCCTGCTGGTGGTGGCCCTGCTGGTGGTGCCGGTGCAGATCGGCCTGCTGCCGGTGGCCAAACTCTTCGGCGCGCTGGGCCTGTTCGGCACGATCCCCGGAGTCGTCCTCTTCCACGTCGCCTACGGCCTGCCCTTCGCGGTGTTCCTGCTGCGGAACTACTTCGCGGAGATGCCGAAGGAGATGCTGGAGGCGGCCCGGATGGACGGCGGCAGCGAGTGGCGCATCTTCACCCGGCTCGTGCTGCCGGTGGGCCGTCCCGCGATCGCCTCGCTCGCCATCTTCCAGTTCCTGTGGGTGTGGAACGACATGCTGGTGGCGCTGCTGTTCGCGGACAGCTCCTCGCAGCCGCTGACGGTGGAACTCCAGTCGCAGATCCGGCAGTTCGGCAGCAACATCGACGTGCTGGCGCCGGGCGCCTTCCTGTCCCTGATCGTGCCGGTGGTGGTGTTCTTCGCCTTCCAGCGGCACTTCGTGCAGGGCGTGATGGCGGGCTCGGTCAAGTGA
- a CDS encoding lamin tail domain-containing protein: MRIRFALATAVTAGTLAVVVPAPAQATEYSSALKIKGVQYDAPGRDSNSCSTGNTRDEYLTIKNYSRGTTVNLKGYVVKDAAGNRFTFPSNHYLEPGDYVKLRGGHGTDSDAKNVVYRQNCNFIWNNDKDTIYLYKPSGAHADTHAYTKSRDDRDGNGYITFHG; encoded by the coding sequence ATGCGCATACGCTTCGCGCTCGCCACCGCCGTCACGGCCGGAACGCTCGCCGTCGTCGTGCCGGCCCCGGCCCAGGCCACCGAGTACTCCTCCGCCCTGAAGATCAAGGGCGTCCAGTACGACGCGCCGGGGCGGGACTCCAACAGCTGCTCGACGGGCAACACCCGCGACGAGTACCTGACGATCAAGAACTACTCGCGCGGCACGACCGTCAACCTCAAGGGCTACGTCGTCAAGGACGCCGCCGGCAACCGGTTCACCTTCCCGTCCAACCACTACCTCGAGCCCGGCGACTACGTGAAGCTGCGCGGCGGCCACGGCACCGACTCGGACGCGAAGAACGTCGTCTACCGCCAGAACTGCAACTTCATCTGGAACAACGACAAGGACACCATCTACCTGTACAAGCCCTCCGGCGCCCACGCGGACACCCACGCCTACACCAAGTCCCGCGACGACCGGGACGGCAACGGCTACATCACCTTCCACGGCTGA
- the pgl gene encoding 6-phosphogluconolactonase, with the protein MSTPQLVVHRDKELMAQAAAARLITKIVDAQASRGTASVVLTGGRNGNGLLAALAAAPARDAVDWGRLDLWWGDERYLPEGDPERNVTQAREALLDSVPLDPERVHAMPASDGPYGTDVEAAAEAYAAELAKAAGPENHGAVPTFDVLMLGVGPDTHVASLFPELPAVRETERTVVGVHGAPKPPPTRISLTLPAIRSAREVWLLAAGEDKAEAAAIALSGAGEIQAPAAGAYGRSRTLWLLDAAAASQLPRSLYPPASP; encoded by the coding sequence GTGAGCACTCCGCAGCTGGTCGTCCACCGCGACAAGGAGCTGATGGCGCAGGCCGCCGCGGCCCGCCTGATCACGAAGATCGTGGACGCGCAGGCCTCCCGGGGCACCGCGTCCGTGGTCCTCACCGGCGGCCGCAACGGCAACGGTCTGCTGGCCGCGCTGGCGGCGGCGCCGGCCCGGGACGCCGTCGACTGGGGGCGCCTGGACCTGTGGTGGGGCGACGAGCGCTATCTGCCCGAGGGCGACCCCGAGCGCAATGTCACGCAGGCCCGCGAGGCCCTGCTGGACTCCGTGCCCCTGGACCCGGAGCGCGTGCACGCCATGCCCGCCTCCGACGGCCCGTACGGCACGGACGTCGAGGCGGCGGCGGAGGCGTACGCGGCGGAGCTGGCGAAGGCGGCCGGACCGGAGAACCACGGTGCGGTGCCCACCTTCGACGTCCTGATGCTGGGCGTCGGCCCGGACACCCATGTGGCCTCGCTCTTCCCGGAGTTGCCGGCCGTACGGGAGACCGAGCGGACGGTGGTCGGCGTGCACGGCGCGCCGAAGCCGCCGCCGACCCGGATCTCCCTCACCCTGCCGGCGATCCGCTCGGCCCGTGAGGTCTGGCTTCTCGCGGCCGGCGAGGACAAGGCGGAGGCGGCGGCCATCGCCTTGTCGGGTGCGGGCGAGATCCAGGCCCCGGCGGCCGGGGCGTACGGCCGCTCGCGCACGCTGTGGCTGCTGGACGCGGCGGCGGCCTCGCAGCTGCCGAGGTCGCTGTATCCGCCGGCGTCGCCGTGA
- the opcA gene encoding glucose-6-phosphate dehydrogenase assembly protein OpcA: MKIDLTDTTAGDINKALVRGRRAIGTPAVGMVLTLVIVTDEENAYDALKAANDASREHPSRTLVVIKRVSRSPRDRTSSRLDAEVRVGADAGTGETVVLRLYGEVVGHADSVVLPLLLPDAPVVVWWPVNAPLDPAKDPLGALAQRRVTDTYAAEQPVRELSARAAAYAPGDTDLSWTRITPWRSMLAAALDQVACEVKAVEVEGEEFNPSCELLAMWLADRLDVPVKRSLSAGPGLTAVRMDTTCGPIVLDRADGTLATLSVQGQPNRAVALKRRDTAELIAEELRRLDPDDTYASALRYGVERLNTVPEQQSPASEPVAEPEPVEEAAKAPAKKAAAKTAKKAPARKATAK, translated from the coding sequence ATGAAGATCGATCTGACCGACACCACCGCCGGCGACATCAACAAGGCGCTGGTGCGGGGCCGCCGCGCCATCGGCACGCCCGCCGTCGGCATGGTGCTGACCCTCGTCATCGTCACCGACGAGGAGAACGCCTACGACGCCCTGAAGGCCGCCAACGACGCCTCGCGCGAGCACCCCTCGCGCACGCTGGTGGTCATCAAGCGGGTCTCCCGCAGTCCGCGCGACCGCACGTCCTCGCGGCTGGACGCCGAGGTGCGGGTGGGCGCGGACGCGGGCACCGGCGAGACGGTGGTGCTGCGGCTGTACGGCGAGGTCGTGGGCCACGCCGACTCGGTGGTGCTGCCGCTGCTGCTGCCGGACGCGCCGGTGGTGGTGTGGTGGCCGGTGAACGCCCCGCTCGATCCGGCGAAGGACCCGCTGGGCGCGCTCGCCCAGCGCCGGGTCACCGACACCTACGCCGCCGAGCAGCCGGTGCGGGAGCTGTCCGCCCGCGCCGCGGCCTACGCGCCGGGCGACACCGACCTGTCCTGGACGCGGATCACCCCGTGGCGCTCCATGCTCGCGGCCGCGCTCGACCAGGTGGCGTGCGAGGTGAAGGCCGTCGAGGTGGAGGGCGAGGAGTTCAACCCGAGCTGCGAGCTGCTGGCGATGTGGCTCGCGGACCGGCTGGACGTCCCGGTGAAGCGGTCGCTGTCGGCCGGTCCGGGGCTCACCGCGGTCCGCATGGACACCACCTGCGGCCCGATCGTCCTGGACCGCGCGGACGGCACGCTGGCCACGCTGTCCGTCCAGGGCCAGCCGAACCGCGCGGTGGCGCTGAAGCGGCGGGACACCGCCGAGCTGATCGCGGAGGAGCTGCGCCGGCTCGACCCGGACGACACCTACGCGTCGGCGCTGCGCTACGGCGTGGAGCGGCTGAACACGGTCCCGGAACAGCAGTCCCCGGCGAGTGAGCCGGTGGCCGAGCCGGAGCCCGTGGAGGAGGCCGCCAAGGCGCCGGCGAAGAAGGCGGCGGCGAAGACCGCGAAGAAGGCACCGGCGAGGAAGGCGACGGCGAAGTGA
- the zwf gene encoding glucose-6-phosphate dehydrogenase encodes MSPLSGSGANPLRDPADRRLPRIAGPSGLVIFGVTGDLSRKKLMPAVYDLANRGLLPPGFSLVGFARRDWEHEDFAAVVHDAVKEHARTPFREEVWQQLLQGMRFVQGTFDDDEAFERLRGTIEELDKAQGTGGNFAFYLSVPPSSFPVVIQQLKKHGLADQSGGSWRRAVIEKPFGHDLKSAEELNKVVHEVFEPEQVFRIDHYLGKETVQNILALRFANTMFEPIWNRSFVDHVQITMAEDIGIGGRAGYYDGIGAARDVIQNHLLQLMALTAMEEPASFGADALAAEKEKVLGAVRLPQDLGRSTVRGQYAGGWQGGEKVIGYLEEEGIDPQSKTDTYAAIKLEIDNRRWAGVPFYLRTGKRLGRRVTEIAVVFQRAPHSPFDTTATEELGQNAVVIRVQPDEGVTVRFGSKVPGTSMEIRDVSMDFAYGESFTESSPEAYERLILDVLLGDANLFPRTEEVELSWKILDPIEEYWDKHGRPAQYKSGTWGPAEADEMLARDGRSWRRP; translated from the coding sequence TTGTCACCCCTATCCGGTTCGGGAGCGAACCCGCTTCGTGACCCGGCCGACCGACGGCTCCCGCGCATCGCGGGGCCGTCGGGCCTGGTCATCTTCGGGGTCACCGGCGATCTGTCCCGCAAGAAGCTGATGCCCGCGGTGTACGACCTCGCCAACCGGGGTCTGCTGCCGCCGGGGTTCTCGCTGGTGGGCTTCGCCCGCCGCGACTGGGAGCACGAGGACTTCGCCGCGGTCGTGCACGACGCGGTGAAGGAGCACGCGCGTACTCCGTTCCGTGAGGAGGTCTGGCAGCAGCTCCTGCAGGGGATGCGTTTCGTCCAGGGCACCTTCGACGACGACGAGGCCTTCGAGCGGCTGCGCGGCACCATCGAGGAGCTGGACAAGGCACAGGGCACGGGGGGCAACTTCGCCTTCTACCTGTCGGTGCCGCCGAGCTCGTTCCCGGTGGTCATCCAGCAGCTGAAGAAGCACGGCCTGGCCGACCAGTCGGGCGGTTCCTGGCGGCGCGCGGTCATCGAGAAGCCGTTCGGCCACGACCTGAAGTCCGCCGAGGAGCTGAACAAGGTCGTGCACGAGGTGTTCGAGCCGGAGCAGGTGTTCCGGATCGACCACTACCTCGGCAAGGAGACCGTCCAGAACATCCTGGCGCTGCGCTTCGCCAACACGATGTTCGAGCCGATCTGGAACCGGTCCTTCGTGGACCACGTGCAGATCACCATGGCCGAGGACATCGGCATCGGCGGCCGGGCCGGCTACTACGACGGCATCGGCGCCGCCCGCGACGTCATCCAGAACCACCTGCTGCAGCTCATGGCGCTCACCGCCATGGAGGAGCCGGCCTCCTTCGGCGCGGACGCGCTGGCCGCGGAGAAGGAGAAGGTGCTCGGCGCGGTACGGCTGCCCCAGGACCTGGGCCGCAGCACCGTGCGCGGGCAGTACGCGGGCGGCTGGCAGGGCGGCGAGAAGGTCATCGGCTATCTCGAGGAAGAGGGCATCGACCCGCAGTCGAAGACCGACACGTACGCGGCGATCAAGCTGGAGATCGACAACCGGCGCTGGGCGGGCGTCCCGTTCTATCTGCGCACCGGCAAGCGCCTCGGCCGCCGGGTGACGGAGATCGCGGTCGTCTTCCAGCGGGCCCCGCACTCCCCCTTCGACACCACGGCGACGGAGGAGCTGGGCCAGAACGCGGTCGTCATCCGCGTCCAGCCGGACGAGGGCGTCACGGTCCGCTTCGGCTCGAAGGTGCCGGGCACCTCCATGGAGATCCGGGACGTGTCCATGGACTTCGCCTACGGCGAGTCCTTCACCGAGTCCAGCCCGGAGGCGTACGAGCGGCTCATCCTGGACGTGCTGCTGGGCGACGCCAACCTCTTCCCGCGCACGGAGGAGGTCGAGCTGTCCTGGAAGATCCTCGACCCGATCGAGGAGTACTGGGACAAGCACGGCAGGCCCGCGCAGTACAAGTCGGGCACCTGGGGGCCGGCCGAGGCGGACGAGATGCTCGCACGAGACGGACGGAGCTGGCGCCGGCCATGA
- the tal gene encoding transaldolase, translating into MTDALKRLSEEGVAIWLDDLSRKRITSGNLAELIDQQHVVGVTTNPTIFQKAISQGDGYDQQLSDLAARRVTVEEAIRMITTADVRDAADILRPVFDATGGKDGRVSIEVDPRLAHNTKATVAEAKQLAWLVDRPNTLIKIPATQAGLPAITETIGLGISVNVTLIFSLERYRAVMDAYLSGLEKAKERGLDVSLIHSVASFFVSRVDTEIDKRLDGIGTDEAKALRGKAAVANARLAYQAYEEVFSSSRWQALENAGANKQRPLWASTGVKDPAYPDTLYVTELVAPNTVNTMPEATLEATEDHGEISGNTIAGTYEQARADLDALEKLGVSYDDVVQVLEDEGVEKFEASWNDLLKSTQAELERLAPSEG; encoded by the coding sequence ATGACAGACGCACTCAAGCGCCTCTCCGAGGAAGGCGTGGCGATCTGGCTGGACGACCTGTCGCGCAAGCGGATCACGTCCGGCAACCTCGCCGAGCTGATCGACCAGCAGCACGTCGTGGGCGTCACCACCAACCCGACGATCTTCCAGAAGGCGATCTCGCAGGGCGACGGCTACGACCAGCAGCTCTCGGACCTCGCGGCCCGCAGGGTCACCGTCGAAGAGGCCATCCGCATGATCACCACGGCGGACGTCCGCGACGCCGCCGACATCCTGCGCCCGGTCTTCGACGCCACCGGCGGCAAGGACGGCCGGGTCTCCATCGAGGTCGACCCGCGTCTCGCCCACAACACCAAGGCCACCGTCGCCGAGGCCAAGCAGCTGGCCTGGCTGGTGGACCGGCCCAACACCCTGATCAAGATCCCGGCCACCCAGGCGGGCCTGCCGGCGATCACCGAGACCATCGGGCTCGGCATCAGCGTCAACGTCACCCTGATCTTCTCCCTGGAGCGGTACCGGGCCGTCATGGACGCCTACCTCTCCGGCCTGGAGAAGGCCAAGGAGCGCGGCCTGGACGTGTCGCTGATCCACTCCGTGGCGTCCTTCTTCGTGTCCCGCGTGGACACCGAGATCGACAAGCGCCTGGACGGCATCGGCACCGACGAGGCCAAGGCGCTGCGCGGCAAGGCCGCCGTCGCCAACGCGCGCCTCGCCTACCAGGCGTACGAGGAGGTGTTCTCCTCGAGCCGCTGGCAGGCGCTGGAGAACGCGGGCGCCAACAAGCAGCGTCCGCTGTGGGCGTCGACCGGCGTGAAGGACCCGGCGTACCCGGACACCCTGTACGTCACCGAGCTGGTCGCGCCGAACACGGTCAACACCATGCCGGAGGCCACGCTGGAGGCCACCGAGGACCACGGCGAGATCAGCGGCAACACGATCGCCGGCACCTACGAGCAGGCGCGTGCCGACCTGGACGCGCTGGAGAAGCTCGGCGTCTCGTACGACGACGTGGTGCAGGTGCTGGAGGACGAGGGCGTCGAGAAGTTCGAGGCGTCCTGGAACGACCTGCTGAAGTCCACCCAGGCGGAGCTCGAGCGCCTCGCTCCTTCGGAGGGCTGA
- the tkt gene encoding transketolase, whose amino-acid sequence MSTKPTTTDLEWTELDQRAVDTARVLAADAVQKVGNGHPGTAMSLAPAAYTLFQKVMRHDPADPEWVGRDRFVLSAGHSSLTLYTQLYLAGFGLELEDLESFRTWGSKTPGHPEYGHTKGVETTTGPLGQGVANAVGMAMAARYERGLFDPEAPQGESPFDHFVYCIAGDGCLQEGISAEASSLAGHQKLGNLILLWDDNHISIEGDTETAVSEDTVKRYEAYGWHVQRVEPKADGDLDPQAIYAAIQEAKKVTDRPSFIAMRSIIAWPAPNAQNTEAAHGSALGEEEVAATKRVLGFDPDKHFQVEDEVIAHTRKALERGAQARAEWEKALQVWRDDNPERAAEFDRISRGELPAGWEEKIPVFEPGKGVATRAASGKVLQALGAVIPELWGGSADLAGSNNTTIDKESSFLPAGNPLPEANPYGRTIHFGIREHSMGAELNGITLHGNTRVYGGTFLVFSDYMRNAVRLSALMHLPVTYVWTHDSIGLGEDGPTHQPVEHLASLRAIPGLNIVRPADANETAIAWREILRRWTKEIGKGQPHGLALTRQGVPVYEPNEDAARGGYVMFEAEGGEPQVILIATGSEVHLAVEARERLQAEGVPTRVVSMPSVEWFEQQDQGYRDSVLPPSVRARVAVEAGIGLTWYRYVGDAGRVVSLEHFGASADGKVLFREFGFTAENVAAKARESIAAAQR is encoded by the coding sequence GTGAGCACCAAGCCGACCACCACAGACCTTGAGTGGACCGAGCTGGACCAGCGGGCCGTGGACACCGCCCGTGTCCTGGCCGCCGACGCCGTACAGAAGGTCGGCAACGGCCATCCCGGTACGGCGATGAGCCTGGCCCCGGCCGCGTACACCCTCTTCCAGAAGGTGATGCGGCACGACCCCGCCGACCCGGAGTGGGTCGGGCGCGACCGCTTCGTGCTGTCCGCCGGCCACTCGTCCCTGACCCTCTACACGCAGCTCTACCTGGCCGGCTTCGGCCTGGAGCTCGAGGACCTGGAGTCCTTCCGCACCTGGGGTTCGAAGACCCCGGGCCACCCGGAGTACGGGCACACCAAGGGCGTCGAGACCACCACCGGTCCGCTCGGCCAGGGTGTCGCCAACGCGGTGGGCATGGCGATGGCCGCCCGCTACGAGCGCGGCCTGTTCGACCCCGAGGCGCCGCAGGGCGAGTCGCCCTTCGACCACTTCGTCTACTGCATCGCCGGCGACGGCTGCCTGCAGGAGGGCATCTCCGCGGAGGCCTCCTCGCTGGCCGGCCACCAGAAGCTCGGCAACCTGATCCTGCTGTGGGACGACAACCACATCTCGATCGAGGGCGACACCGAGACCGCCGTCTCCGAGGACACCGTCAAGCGGTACGAGGCCTACGGCTGGCACGTGCAGCGCGTCGAGCCGAAGGCGGACGGCGACCTGGACCCGCAGGCGATCTACGCCGCGATCCAGGAGGCCAAGAAGGTCACCGACCGGCCGTCCTTCATCGCGATGCGCTCGATCATCGCCTGGCCCGCCCCGAACGCCCAGAACACCGAGGCCGCGCACGGCTCGGCGCTGGGCGAGGAGGAGGTCGCGGCCACCAAGCGCGTCCTCGGCTTCGACCCCGACAAGCACTTCCAGGTCGAGGACGAGGTGATCGCCCACACCCGCAAGGCCCTGGAGCGCGGCGCCCAGGCGCGCGCCGAGTGGGAGAAGGCCCTGCAGGTGTGGCGGGACGACAACCCCGAGCGCGCCGCCGAGTTCGACCGCATCAGCCGGGGTGAGCTGCCCGCGGGCTGGGAGGAGAAGATCCCGGTCTTCGAGCCGGGCAAGGGCGTCGCGACGCGTGCCGCCTCCGGCAAGGTGCTGCAGGCGCTCGGCGCGGTGATCCCCGAGCTGTGGGGCGGCTCCGCCGACCTCGCCGGGTCGAACAACACGACCATCGACAAGGAGAGCTCGTTCCTGCCCGCGGGCAACCCGCTGCCCGAGGCCAACCCGTACGGCCGCACGATCCACTTCGGCATCCGCGAGCACTCCATGGGCGCCGAGCTGAACGGCATCACGCTGCACGGCAACACCCGGGTCTACGGCGGCACGTTCCTCGTCTTCTCCGACTACATGCGCAACGCGGTGCGCCTGTCGGCCCTGATGCACCTGCCGGTGACGTATGTGTGGACGCACGACTCCATCGGCCTCGGCGAGGACGGCCCCACCCACCAGCCGGTGGAGCACCTGGCCTCGCTGCGCGCCATCCCGGGCCTGAACATCGTGCGCCCGGCGGACGCCAACGAGACCGCGATCGCCTGGCGCGAGATCCTGCGCCGCTGGACCAAGGAGATCGGCAAGGGGCAGCCGCACGGCCTCGCGCTCACCCGCCAGGGCGTGCCGGTGTACGAGCCCAACGAGGACGCCGCGCGCGGCGGTTACGTGATGTTCGAGGCCGAAGGCGGTGAGCCGCAGGTCATCCTGATCGCCACCGGTTCCGAGGTGCACCTCGCGGTCGAGGCGCGGGAGCGGCTCCAGGCCGAGGGCGTTCCGACGCGCGTGGTGTCGATGCCGTCCGTGGAATGGTTCGAGCAGCAGGACCAGGGGTACCGGGACTCCGTGCTCCCGCCGTCCGTCAGGGCCCGCGTGGCCGTGGAGGCGGGTATCGGGCTGACCTGGTACCGGTACGTCGGGGACGCCGGCCGCGTCGTTTCCCTGGAGCACTTCGGTGCTTCCGCCGACGGCAAGGTGCTCTTCCGCGAGTTCGGCTTCACTGCCGAGAACGTGGCCGCCAAGGCCCGGGAATCCATCGCCGCCGCCCAGCGCTGA
- a CDS encoding heme o synthase, with product MCVTAVESRPAGVLGGASQGPVHRPFGARVKAFVALTKPRIIELLLITTVPVMFLAQQGVPDLKLVLLTCVGGYLSAGGANALNMYIDRDIDALMDRTSQRPLVTGMVSPPECLAFGITLAVVSTLLFGFTVNWLSAWLSLGALLFYVVVYTMILKRRTAQNIVWGGIAGCMPVLIGWTAVKDSLSWAPVILFLVIFFWTPPHYWPLSMKVKDDYARVGVPMLPVIASNKVVAKQIVVYSWVMVAVSLLLTPLGYTGWFYTAVALAAGGWWLWEAHALQNRARAEVTGAKLKEMRLFHWSITYVSLLFVAIAVDPFLH from the coding sequence GTGTGCGTGACGGCCGTCGAATCACGTCCAGCGGGCGTGCTGGGTGGTGCGAGCCAGGGCCCGGTTCACCGGCCGTTCGGGGCCCGTGTCAAGGCGTTCGTGGCTCTGACCAAGCCGCGGATCATCGAGCTGCTGCTCATCACCACCGTTCCGGTGATGTTCCTGGCCCAGCAGGGCGTGCCGGACCTGAAGCTGGTCCTGCTGACCTGTGTCGGCGGCTACCTCTCGGCGGGCGGCGCCAACGCGCTGAACATGTACATCGACCGGGACATCGACGCCCTGATGGACCGCACCTCGCAGCGGCCGCTGGTGACCGGCATGGTCAGCCCGCCCGAGTGCCTCGCCTTCGGCATCACCCTGGCGGTCGTCTCCACACTGCTGTTCGGATTCACCGTCAACTGGCTGAGCGCGTGGCTCTCACTCGGAGCGCTCCTCTTCTACGTCGTCGTCTACACGATGATCCTCAAGCGGCGTACGGCGCAGAACATCGTCTGGGGCGGCATCGCGGGCTGCATGCCCGTGCTGATCGGCTGGACGGCGGTGAAGGACTCCCTGTCCTGGGCCCCGGTCATCCTCTTCCTCGTCATCTTCTTCTGGACCCCGCCGCACTACTGGCCGCTGTCCATGAAGGTGAAGGACGACTACGCGCGCGTGGGCGTGCCGATGCTGCCGGTCATCGCCTCCAACAAGGTCGTCGCCAAGCAGATCGTCGTCTACAGCTGGGTCATGGTCGCCGTCTCCCTGCTTCTGACCCCGCTCGGCTACACCGGCTGGTTCTACACGGCGGTCGCGCTGGCCGCCGGCGGCTGGTGGCTGTGGGAGGCGCACGCGCTGCAGAACCGGGCCAGGGCCGAGGTGACCGGTGCGAAGCTGAAGGAGATGCGGCTGTTCCACTGGTCCATCACCTATGTGTCGCTGCTGTTCGTGGCGATCGCGGTCGACCCGTTCCTGCACTGA